A window of Staphylococcus sp. 17KM0847 contains these coding sequences:
- the alaS gene encoding alanine--tRNA ligase, whose product MKQLKASEIRQMYIDFFVEKGHMVEPSAPLVPIDDDTLLWINSGVATLKKYFDGREVPKKPRIVNAQKSIRTNDIENVGFTARHHTFFEMLGNFSIGDYFKREAIEFAWEFLTSERWMAMEPEKLYVTIHPEDTEAYKLWQEVIGLSEDRIIRIEGNFWDIGEGPSGPNTEIFYDRGAAFGQNDPTEEMYPGGENERYLEVWNLVFSEFNHNKDHSYTPLPSKNIDTGMGLERMASISQNVRTNYETDLFIPIMEEVEKISGKQYLVNTQDDVAFKVIADHIRTIAFAISDGALPANEGRGYVLRRLLRRAVRFSQTLNINEPFMYRLVEIVAEIMEPYYPNVKEKQDFIARVIKSEETRFHETLEEGLAILNDLIKVSQSHDQTIAGEDAFKLYDTYGFPIELTQEIAENEGLTIDMAAFDTHMQAQRDRARKARQNSQSMQVQSEVLKQLHTPSTFVGYEELQSHSSITDIILDGEHVSEADAERTIYFVLDKTPFYAVSGGQVADTGIVSNDEFEIKVTEVIKAPNGQNLHTGYVTFGKVTEGATVTAQVDGKARQAIMKNHSATHLLHAALKEVLGSHVNQAGSLVDQDRLRFDFSHITAMTDEEIQLVEQRVNEEIWNSIDIAINEMPIDEAKAKGAMALFGEKYGDIVRVVDMHPFSIELCGGTHVKNTSEIGLFKITSESGTGAGVRRIEAVTGQAAFLYLERYLERFNAIKSQVKAKADDQVIEKVEHLQTQEKSLQQTIEAKNKEINALKMGDVEDQVEQINDLSVLITEVEVDNAKAMRTTMDDFKSKLQDSIIVLASDVGDKVSLIATVPKQHTDRVKAGDLIKEMAPIVGGKGGGRPDMAQGGGTDPSQITDALQFIKNYIKGL is encoded by the coding sequence ATGAAACAATTAAAAGCAAGTGAAATTAGACAGATGTATATTGATTTTTTTGTTGAAAAAGGACATATGGTTGAACCTTCAGCCCCATTAGTTCCAATCGATGACGATACGTTGTTATGGATTAACTCAGGTGTTGCAACATTAAAAAAATATTTTGACGGACGTGAAGTACCGAAAAAGCCCCGTATCGTGAATGCACAAAAATCTATTCGTACTAACGATATTGAAAATGTTGGTTTTACAGCACGTCACCATACTTTTTTTGAAATGTTGGGGAACTTTTCGATTGGTGACTATTTTAAACGCGAAGCCATTGAATTTGCATGGGAGTTTTTAACGAGTGAACGCTGGATGGCGATGGAGCCAGAAAAACTTTACGTTACAATTCATCCAGAAGATACAGAGGCTTATAAGCTATGGCAAGAAGTGATCGGTTTATCAGAAGATCGCATTATTCGTATTGAAGGTAACTTTTGGGATATTGGTGAAGGACCGTCTGGACCGAATACAGAAATTTTCTATGACCGTGGCGCAGCATTTGGTCAAAATGATCCGACAGAAGAAATGTATCCCGGAGGTGAGAATGAACGTTATTTAGAAGTATGGAACCTTGTATTTAGTGAGTTTAATCATAATAAAGATCATAGTTATACACCTTTACCAAGTAAAAATATTGATACAGGCATGGGATTGGAGCGTATGGCTTCAATCTCACAAAACGTCCGTACAAATTATGAAACAGATCTTTTTATCCCAATTATGGAAGAAGTAGAAAAAATTTCTGGCAAGCAGTATTTAGTCAATACGCAGGATGATGTCGCATTTAAAGTGATTGCCGATCATATTCGTACAATTGCATTTGCGATTTCAGATGGTGCATTACCAGCTAATGAAGGACGTGGTTATGTATTACGTCGTCTATTGCGCCGTGCTGTACGTTTCAGTCAGACGTTAAATATTAACGAACCATTTATGTATCGTCTTGTTGAAATTGTAGCTGAAATTATGGAGCCGTATTATCCAAATGTTAAAGAAAAACAAGACTTTATTGCGCGTGTCATTAAATCTGAAGAAACACGTTTCCATGAGACTTTAGAAGAAGGCTTAGCGATTTTAAATGATTTGATCAAGGTGTCTCAATCACATGACCAGACAATAGCTGGAGAAGATGCATTTAAGTTATACGATACTTATGGTTTTCCGATTGAATTAACGCAAGAAATTGCCGAAAATGAAGGGTTAACTATTGATATGGCAGCTTTTGATACACATATGCAAGCACAGCGTGATCGTGCACGTAAAGCCCGTCAAAATAGTCAATCCATGCAAGTACAGAGCGAAGTATTAAAACAACTGCATACGCCAAGTACCTTTGTGGGTTATGAAGAACTTCAATCTCATAGTAGTATCACAGATATTATTTTAGATGGTGAACATGTAAGTGAGGCAGATGCAGAACGAACAATCTATTTTGTTTTAGATAAGACGCCTTTTTATGCTGTAAGTGGTGGGCAAGTCGCAGATACAGGCATTGTATCGAATGATGAATTTGAAATAAAAGTAACAGAAGTCATCAAGGCCCCGAATGGTCAAAACTTGCATACAGGATACGTGACATTTGGTAAGGTGACAGAAGGTGCAACGGTCACAGCACAGGTGGACGGTAAGGCACGCCAAGCCATTATGAAAAATCATAGTGCGACACATTTATTACATGCAGCATTAAAAGAAGTATTAGGTAGTCATGTTAACCAAGCAGGTTCTTTAGTAGATCAAGATCGCTTACGTTTTGACTTTTCACATATTACAGCGATGACAGATGAAGAGATTCAACTTGTAGAACAACGTGTCAATGAAGAAATCTGGAACAGCATTGATATTGCAATTAACGAAATGCCTATCGATGAGGCAAAAGCCAAAGGAGCTATGGCATTGTTTGGTGAGAAATACGGTGATATTGTACGTGTTGTTGATATGCATCCATTTTCAATCGAACTTTGTGGAGGGACACATGTAAAAAATACCTCTGAAATTGGTTTGTTTAAAATAACAAGTGAATCTGGTACTGGAGCAGGTGTACGTCGTATAGAAGCTGTTACAGGTCAAGCGGCATTTCTATATTTAGAGCGCTACTTGGAACGTTTCAATGCAATTAAGTCACAAGTTAAAGCAAAAGCAGATGACCAAGTTATTGAAAAAGTAGAACATTTACAAACTCAAGAAAAATCATTACAGCAAACAATCGAAGCCAAAAACAAAGAAATCAATGCACTGAAAATGGGAGATGTAGAAGATCAAGTAGAGCAAATTAATGATTTGTCAGTCTTGATTACAGAAGTTGAAGTAGATAATGCAAAAGCAATGCGTACGACAATGGATGACTTTAAATCTAAACTTCAAGATAGTATTATTGTGTTAGCAAGTGATGTTGGTGATAAGGTTTCTTTAATTGCTACTGTTCCAAAACAACATACAGATCGTGTGAAAGCAGGAGATCTTATTAAAGAAATGGCACCAATTGTAGGCGGTAAAGGTGGAGGTCGTCCTGACATGGCACAGGGTGGAGGTACAGACCCGAGTCAGATCACAGATGCGTTACAATTTATTAAAAATTATATTAAAGGATTATAA
- a CDS encoding IreB family regulatory phosphoprotein yields MANFDKTMKFNYDEIPKADVATVLNNVYHTLEERGYNAVNQIVGYLLSGDPAYIPRHNEARNQIRHIDRDDIMEELVSFYLKHSDTDDHA; encoded by the coding sequence ATGGCAAATTTTGATAAAACGATGAAGTTTAATTATGATGAAATTCCAAAAGCAGATGTCGCAACTGTTTTGAACAATGTATATCACACTTTGGAAGAGCGTGGTTACAATGCAGTTAATCAAATTGTAGGCTATTTATTGTCAGGTGACCCAGCATATATCCCACGTCATAACGAAGCACGTAATCAAATTAGACATATTGATCGAGATGATATCATGGAAGAACTTGTATCATTCTACTTAAAGCATAGCGATACGGATGACCATGCTTAA
- the ruvX gene encoding Holliday junction resolvase RuvX: MLKHKIIGLDVGSRTVGVAISDMMGWTAQGLDTLHINEQENQLGLETLIDIIKQERVGTVVIGLPKNMNNSIGFRGEASLQYKEALAERMPDLKIIMWDERLSTMAAERSLLEADVSRAKRKKVIDKMAAVFILQGYLDSLN, from the coding sequence ATGCTTAAACATAAAATTATTGGTCTCGATGTAGGAAGTAGAACGGTTGGTGTAGCAATTAGCGACATGATGGGTTGGACAGCGCAAGGGTTAGATACACTCCATATCAATGAGCAAGAAAATCAGCTCGGACTTGAAACCTTAATTGATATTATTAAGCAAGAGCGTGTAGGGACAGTCGTTATTGGATTGCCTAAAAATATGAATAATTCTATTGGCTTTCGTGGTGAAGCATCATTGCAATACAAAGAGGCATTAGCAGAACGTATGCCCGATTTAAAAATTATTATGTGGGATGAGCGTTTAAGTACGATGGCAGCAGAACGCTCATTGCTTGAGGCTGATGTTTCGAGAGCAAAGCGTAAAAAAGTAATTGATAAAATGGCGGCTGTATTTATATTACAAGGCTATTTGGATTCATTAAATTAA
- a CDS encoding DUF1292 domain-containing protein → MTNENHKMNELEINNDEALLTLYDEEGNEVLYRKMLEFYHPEFEKEYVILAEEGAQADEDDLIELVPMINQPDESGEGGRFIPIESEEEWDMIEEVVNTNFDEPEEA, encoded by the coding sequence ATGACAAACGAAAACCATAAAATGAACGAGTTAGAAATAAATAATGATGAAGCATTATTAACATTGTATGATGAAGAAGGAAACGAAGTATTATATCGTAAAATGTTAGAGTTTTATCATCCTGAATTTGAAAAAGAATATGTCATTTTGGCTGAAGAAGGTGCACAGGCAGATGAAGATGATTTAATTGAACTTGTTCCAATGATTAATCAGCCGGATGAATCAGGTGAAGGTGGCCGTTTTATCCCAATTGAATCAGAAGAAGAATGGGATATGATTGAAGAAGTGGTAAATACAAACTTCGATGAACCAGAAGAGGCATAA
- a CDS encoding O-methyltransferase — MENLNQSYFLSLQSYNSALDELRAFAEANQVPIVDQLSLDLIKQMIRIVQPHQILELGTAIGYSSMHFASVAPDIHITTIERNPEMIVQAKQHFKTFGYTDRIRLIEADATQAFSQVNDRIYDMIFIDAAKAQSQKFFEIYSPLLRDGGIIITDNVLYHGFVANIDIVRSRNVKQMVKKVQKFNQWLSEQTDFKTNFVNIDDGLAISIKERKYD; from the coding sequence ATGGAAAATTTAAATCAATCTTATTTTTTAAGTTTGCAATCATATAACAGTGCGTTAGATGAATTGCGTGCATTTGCTGAAGCTAATCAAGTCCCTATTGTTGATCAATTATCATTAGATTTGATTAAGCAAATGATAAGGATTGTACAGCCACATCAAATTTTAGAACTGGGTACGGCAATAGGTTACAGTAGTATGCATTTCGCATCTGTTGCACCAGATATTCATATTACAACAATAGAACGCAATCCAGAAATGATTGTACAGGCGAAACAGCACTTTAAAACTTTTGGTTATACGGATCGAATTCGATTGATTGAGGCAGATGCAACACAAGCATTTTCACAAGTCAATGACAGAATATATGATATGATTTTTATCGATGCAGCAAAGGCGCAATCTCAAAAGTTTTTCGAAATATATAGTCCTCTATTAAGAGACGGGGGGATTATTATTACAGACAATGTTCTATACCATGGTTTTGTGGCTAATATCGATATCGTACGTAGTCGTAATGTGAAGCAGATGGTAAAAAAAGTTCAAAAGTTTAATCAGTGGTTGAGTGAACAGACTGATTTTAAAACAAATTTTGTAAATATAGATGACGGATTAGCAATTTCAATAAAGGAGCGTAAATATGACTGA